GCTAAAACCAGAGCATCACGATTACGTCTCCTTCAAACCGCACCTCGACTCCAAAGGCCGTTTTCGGGACCTCAGCGAGGAAGAACGTATGGAACTTGGGGGTGTGGAATACCGCGCTTTACAAGCTCTCCTGTTGATTCTCGTCGGCTACCAAATCTTCTGGTATCTGGTGGGTTTTACTTTCTTCCTACCATATGCGTACCGTGGAAATATCAAAGGTGTACTGTACGAATTACAGCCCGGTGGCATCAACCCGGAGTGGTGGGGAGTCTTTGCAACTATCACTGAATTTGCGAATGGTGGACTTAACGTTTTGAACGCCAATTTCGTTCCCTTTAGCGGATACCCATACATCCTTCTCGTCGCGGGCGTCCTCGCTTTCGCCGGTCAAACGCAGTTTCCAATCCTTCTCCGTATTACAATATGGGCCATGCAGAAGATGGCACCGAAGGGATCGCGGTTCAAGAATACCATGGGATTTCTGTTACAACACCCACGACGTTGCTTCATATACCTCTTCGGCAGTCGGGAGACACTGTATCTCTTCGCCACACAAACCGTCATCGATATCACAGCCTGGCTCTGTTTCGAGATTCTCAACATAGGTATGCCAGATATTGAGGCTTTACCCACCGGAACACGTATCCTAGATGGCTTATTTCAGGCGACTGGACTGCGAACGAGTGGAGCATATGCAGTCACCATCAGCTCCCTTGCACCCGCCTGTCTAGTCGCATACCTGGTAATCATGTACGCCCCCCCCCATCAACGCCACCACCCCTCCAAAAAAACCAAAAAAAAAAACACATGACAGATACTCATACCGACCCATAGGTACATATCCATCTACCCTATGACCCTCACCCTCCGTAAAACAAACACCTACGAAGAACAGTCTATCGGCCTAGACCAACATTCCCGCAACGCCGCCGGCATATC
The sequence above is a segment of the Pyrenophora tritici-repentis strain M4 chromosome 3, whole genome shotgun sequence genome. Coding sequences within it:
- a CDS encoding TrkG, Trk-type K+ transport system, membrane component: MRRLVQDVEENGQTNHEHDGSGAANLRQRTNAEGNKQTTGKQARSNKSSEVAIKPVPQRRTYHYETGFGFIPTPWETKLARGFFGGIINRLVGELKPEHHDYVSFKPHLDSKGRFRDLSEEERMELGGVEYRALQALLLILVGYQIFWYLVGFTFFLPYAYRGNIKGVLYELQPGGINPEWWGVFATITEFANGGLNVLNANFVPFSGYPYILLVAGVLAFAGQTQFPILLRITIWAMQKMAPKGSRFKNTMGFLLQHPRRCFIYLFGSRETLYLFATQTVIDITAWLCFEILNIGMPDIEALPTGTRILDGLFQATGLRTSGAYAVTISSLAPACLVAYLVIMYISIYPMTLTLRKTNTYEEQSIGLDQHSRNAAGISSHLQRQLAYDIWFQFLVFFLICTIERGRILRADPGFTIFSILFEVTSAYGTVGLSMGVPGKDYSLCGDFAGLSKVVLLFAMVRGRHRGLPLAIDRSILLPGEELMRRMDWEFSAKGVEDPGEERELRGDIEGSGVKKGWGKGEQDPEDERGTKSGSNSGQQDEGVVAELSSSPLGLNPGSHKHCPQYPG